GTTGTAACTGATGCCTTCAACGAAGCTGAAACTCAGCCAAGGCTGCACCCAAATGCGAGCTCCGATGCCCAAGACCCCTTCACCGAAGCTCTGGGAGGGAAGATCGGCATAGGGCGTGCTCTGGTTGAACTCTCCCCCCTGCTGTTGCTTCGCGATGTGGCTGAACAGGTCAGCCTCAAGTTCAAGTGCCAGGGGGCCAGCGCGCATGATGCGCTTTTGCACGCCCACGCCCAGCACGGCTTCCGGTCGCATTCGACCGTTGAACATGAAGGTGTCGCCGAAGGCGGCATCAATCATCTGACCGCCCCAGGCTGTGACCGCCCAGGGTTGTGGATGCCAGTCGGGAACCGGGGGGAGGAGAGGAGGACAGGCCACCGGAGGCATGCCCTCGTTGCTTTCTAGGGTGTCGTCTCTGCTGGGAACCTCTGGCTCTGACTCAGGCGGTGCAGATGCCGGTGGAGATGTCGTTCGAGACGCTGTTAGCGGATTGTTTACCGAGTCCTCAAGGTCGATGACCCCGTAGACATCATTGAGTTGACCTTCGTTTTGGACGAGGTTGAAGCGGAAGCTCGATGCTTGGAAATATTGGTTGCCACGCCTGAAACGAACGGCACCACGGGCATAGAGCGTCCTGAAGCCAGCATCGAATTCGATGCGGTCGGCGCGAAGCTCAGCGTTCCTGAGCTGAATGCTGACGTTGCCTTCAGCGATCGTGGCGTTCGTCTTGCGATCGCTGTACTGGCGGTCAGCCTGAATCTTGAGGTGTGCAGGTGCGGCGACAACCTGCTCAGCCGATGAGGCCGAAACGGGCATTGCCGAGGCTGACCCCGTGACCAGGGTTCCAACCAGTAAGTAGAGAAGGCGGTGCGCCCCCACAGGAAACCTGCTGCGGCCATTGATCTTGGCAGCTCGTCAGAGAAATCCCGGTTCGATCAGACCAGTGTTTTGCGCGGTCCGATGGAAAGGGTCATTCAATCTTCCAGGTCTTTGCGGCTGGGGGTGCGGCTTGGATCGCTCGCAAGGAACCCAAAGACGAAAATCCCGAGGAAAAAGAAGACGACCGAGTAGACGGAGATCTTGAGGGCGAGCATGGAGACCGACCGGCGTCTGTGACAAGGGCATCATCTTATGGGGCATGGCAGCGTCAGCAGGGGAATGAACCCTGATCAGGTCGGTCGATCGGAGTGGATTGAAACGTTTCGCAGTCGCTCGCGTTGTGATCTGCGTGCGGGCTGGCGCCGTTCAGGCTCTACCCAGGCTGGTGTTTTTCTCGATGAAACCTGGGGATCGACGCATCGCCCGGATTGGGCCAAGCGTGGTCTGCTGATCTGGCCAAAGGGACGCCAATGGCTGCGTCTTGAGCAGCAACTGATCTGGCCTGATGGCTGGTGTGACAGGGACTCCTGCCGTGCACGGTTGGTGCTGAGCTGGTGGGCGGAGCGGATGCGGCTCTGGGTTGATGGCGTGCTGGTTCATGAGGGGGATCTGTTCGACACCGCCTGTCGCTGGCCTCTCCCTGAGCGATGTCGCCAAGGGATTGCGTTGCATCTTGTGCTGGAGCTCTGCAGCCCACTGCATGACGATGGAGCTCTGATCAGCAGCCATCTGGATCTGGAGCCGCAACCCGGTTGCTCGGATCCGGATGGCACGCTTCTTCCTTCGGCCTTGGAACTGCACCTGGCGGCGGATGGTGATTTGCCGCTGCATTGGGCGGATTTGGATCCCGGTGGTGCTGAGGCGCAGGCCGCTGTCGCCATGCACCTTCACCAGGCGGACACCCCTCAAGGAGCGCTTCATTGGCTTGGTCATGCTCATCTGGATCTGGCCTGGCTTTGGCCGGTCGCCGACACCTGGCAGGCCGCTGAACGCACCTTCCGATCAGCCTTGGCTCTGATGCGTCGCTGGCCAGCGCTGCGCTTTGCCCATTCCACGCCGGCGCTTTACGCCTGGATGGAACAGCATCGCCCCGCTCTTTTTGCTGAGATCCAGGCGGCCAGCCGCGCCGGGCGCTGGGAACCGATCAATGGTCCCTGGGTCGAGACGGACTGTGTTCTGATCAGCACGGCGTCACTGTGGAATCAGTTCGCGCTTGGGCAGGACGACAGCCGGCGCCGCTTTCCGGAATGGGCCCATGAGTTGGCCTGGTTGCCGGACAGCTTTGGCTTCGCTGCAGGGTTGCCTGCGGTGGCGGCAGCCACCGGAGTGCGCTGGTTCTGCACGCACAAGCTGGCCTGGAATTCCGACAACTCCTTCCCCCATCGTGTGTTCCGTTGGCGCGGGCGGGGCGGATCCGAACTTCGCAGCCTGATGCTGCCGCCGATCGGGCGTCGCGCTGACCCCGTGGAGATGTTGCGGGAGCAACGGGCATGGCATCAGACCACAGGGCTGGAGACGGCGCTCTGGATCCCGGGCGTCGGTGATCACGGTGGCGGTCCGACCGACGAGTTGCTGGAGCAGATCGAGCTCTGGGAGGGGCAAGCGGCAGCATTGCCCGCCAGAGCCGGCACGGTGCGTGAGTTTCTGAAGGAGCTGGAGTGTGGCGATCAGGCCTGGCCGGTGTGGCGTGATGAGCTGTTTTTGGAGTTGCATCGCGGTTGCGCCACCAGCCGGCCCGATCAGAAGCGTCACAACCGCACGCTGGAGAGGCTTTTGCGGGAAGCCGATTCAGCTTCTGCCCTGTTGGCCATCGCTGGTCGGGATGGCGGCAGCAGCGACTGGCGCCCGCTGTTGTTTCAGCAGTTTCACGACATTCTCCCGGGGACATCGATCCCGGAGGTGTTCGAGCAGGCTGAACCGGTCTGGCGCTCGGCTCGGCGCCAGGCCCGAATGGCACGGGACCGGAGCCTGGAAAGGCTGCCTCGTCCGAAGGGCGCCCCGGGAGAATGGAGTTGGTGGGGGCTGGAGCCCTTGGCGTGCTGGTCGCCTCTGGTCCGACTTCCAGTCGGATCGTGGTCTGTCGATGCCGTTCCACTGCCCCAGCAAGCCGCTGCCGTTGGTGGTAAATGGGTGCAGTTGCCGCGTCAGCACGGGTCCTGTTCCGTGCCTCTCCGGCGTGAACCAGGCTTGGCGTCCTCCGCTGTTGAACCCCGGCAGCCTGTGGTCATCACCTCGCTGGGGTCGGGAGCCTGGCGTTTGGGCAATGGTCTGTTGGACCTCGAGGTTTCCGCAGCCGGACTCCTTTCTTTGCGGGATCGTGATGGTCGCGAGCAGCTGTCGGCGCCGCTGCAGCTCGAGCGTTACAGGGACCGTGGCGAATTTTGGGATGCATGGGATCTGGCGGCTGACTACCGCTCCCAGCCGCTGGGTGTCGTTCCCATGGCTTCGTTGCAATGGCTCGATCAGGGGCCTCTGGTGGCCCATCTGGTGCTGAGGCGCAAGATCGGTGCCAGCCGGATGCGCCTGGACCTGCGGCTGAAGGCCGATACGCCGTGGCTGGAGCTGATCTGCAGCATCGATTGGCATCAGACCCACGAGCTGTTGCGCCTGGAGCTGCCTTTGGCGACCCCCGCCGTTCGCATCGGTGCTGACACCAGTGGGGGAGTGATCGAACGCCCCGCTGCGCCGATGACGCCACGGGAGCAGGCCCGATGGGAAGTCCCCGTGGTCTCTTGGTTCGCCTCACAGTCGGCGGCTCCGGGAGGTGGGATGGCTGTGTTGCTGGACGGTCCCCAGGGGGTTGATTGGTCCCCAGCGCGGCTGGGGATCTCGCTGCTGCGGGGGCCGACCTGGCCTGATCCCAGCGCTGATCAGGGATGGCATCGCCATCGTTTGGCACTCATGCCGTTGTCAGGATCCTGGAGCGACGCTGGTGTGCCGCAGGCTGCTATTGCGTTCCGCGAGCCGGGTTGGTGTGCACCATTGCCCGCTGAGTTGCGGCAGTGGTTCCCATCGTTGCCGCTTCAGCTCACGCCGGTGGCATTGCAGGGTCATGACGGGGGCTGCTTGTTGAAGCTCCTTAACGCGGGATCTTCACGCTGCAGATGGGTTCCTGGCCCGGGCTGGGGTGTTCGCAGGCAAAGCGACCAGAACGCAACAGACGCAGTGGTGATCGCCCCAGGAGAACTCGTCTCCCTCGTGCTGTGTCAGTCCTCGTGATCGTCAAACGGGTCGTCGAGTGCTTTCGAGGGAGGACCAAAGGCTTGGTACACGCCAAATCCGGTTAGCCCGAACAAAACGGCGAGCACACCGATGGCAACGGACAGGGCTGGGGACGACGTTTCCATCACATCTCTCGACAGGATCAACCCCGAACCGGAGTAGGCCCCTACAGTATCGGGACTTCAAACCACCCGAGACCCGGCGTCGCCATGGCTCAACGCACCCGTCTGGGAGACCTTCTCCGCCCACTGAACTCCGAATACGGCAAAGTGGTTCCCGGATGGGGCACCACTCCCGTGATGGGCATCTTCATGGTGCTTTTCCTGGTGTTCCTGTTGGTGATCCTCCAGCTGTACAACAAGTCCCTCATCCTCGAGGGCATCAACGTGAACTGGAACGGCCTCGGCTGATCTGATCCATGAACATCTTCGGTGTCGGTCTCCCCGAAATGGCGGTTATCGGCGCCGTAGCGCTTTTGGTCTTCGGGCCGAAACGTTTGCCGGAACTTGGGCGCACCCTTGGAAAAACCCTGAAGGGTTTCCAATCGGCGTCGAAGGAATTTGAACGCGAGATCAATAAAGCGATGGCTGATCCGGAGGTCTCCGAAGACGCTCCCAAGCCGGCAGAAGAACTTCCCCCCAGTGACTGAATCGCTGTAGCGGCATGACCACTGATCTCAAGCTGGTGGTAGGGCTGGGGAACCCGGGCACGAAATACGCGGGCACGCGCCACAACATCGGTTTTATGGCTCTAGAGCTCTTGTCTGAGCGATCCGGATTTAGTTTTCGGCAGCAAGCCAAGTTGCATGGTTTTGCTGCTGATACAGGTTGTGGTGACCAGCGATTGCGTCTGCTGATGCCGCAGACCTATATGAATGACAGCGGTCGGGCGATCCGCGCTGCTCTCGATTGGTTTGATCTGGAGCCCCACCAACTGCTGGTGCTTGTGGACGACATGGACCTTCCCCTCGGTCGTTTGCGGCTTCGTGCTCAGGGCAGCGCTGGTGGCCATAACGGATTGCGCAGCACCATTCAGCATCTCGGGACTCAGGTCTTCCCGAGACTTCGCATCGGCATCGGCGCACCGGCTGACAACCCTGCCGAGCGTCGAGCCCGAACGGTGTCACATGTGCTCGGACCCTTCAGCAAGCTGGAGCAACCCTGTGTGGTAGCTGTGCTGGACGCTGTTTTGGAGGGGATTGAACGTCTTCAGCGTCAGAACTTCGAGCGTGCTGGGACTTGGATTAACGGGTTTCGCTACGACCTGGAGGCCGGTGACTGATGCCGGCTCTTCCGGCGACAACCGCCCATTTGCGGGTGCTCCGCCAATGCTTTCAGGCGCAGTGTGTTGAGGGTGAGGTCTCGGCTGGGGGGTTCGAGTGGCAGTTCTCCTGGGCGTTTGACCGCGGTGAGCTGTTGGTGGAGCCGTCCTTGGGACGCGCCCTGATTGAAGATGCTTTGCGGCGGTTCCTGGTGCGCTCCGATTACAGACTTGAACCGGGAGGCGATTACACCTTCATGGTCAGGGCCAGGTTCTGAGCGAGAACGTGGGTGCAGGTTCCGGCCATCGAAGTTGGCACTGCAGGTGCTCCTCCAGCATCACAAGGGCGGCAACAGCATCCAGGTCCACCGGTGGAATGCGCAGCCCTGTCGGCAGCATTCGTCGCCATCCCCGCGCTGGCCACAGCATCCAGTAACGCTCTCGTGCACGCAGGGTTGTTCCCCGCTCTGGAATCACGGTGAGGCTGCCCAAGCGCTCCAGCCGCTTGATCCACGCTTGGCATCCGGTGCCATCGCCGATCAGGATGCCGTCCAGAAGTTGGTCTTGATTCCACAGCTCCAGCCAGGGCTCCACGGCTTCTGGAGCCAAAACATGCCCCTCGAGCACAAGGCCAAGGTGAAGATCGGCCAGTACAAGGCCACACTTGCAGCGGCCTGGGTCGAGCACGGCCACCCGTTTCATGGGGATGCTTCAACCGTAACGACGACAGGATCGGCGCTGGCGCTGCCCCCTGATGCAATCACCTTCAAGACCACACTTTGGCTGGGTCCCTCAATCAATGTCTCGGCGAGTTGGGACAGTGCTGCTCCATCGAACTGCAGTCCCTCGGTGAGGGATCCTCGCCGTTGCACCTCGGCATAGGCCGAGGCCAAGAGAAGGTTCAGCCGCGTGAGAATGCCCTCCGGTGTGCGTTCATTGGGTTGCAGTGTGGTGGTCGCCAGCACGTCACCGTTTTGGGCCACCGGGCGGTTCGGGCGCACCTCGGGGAAGGCATAGACCGCCGTTTCGCCGCGCAGCACATTGGTGGCGGAGCGCAGTGAGATCACCCAGGTATCTGGTTTACGGAGGATGGTCTGCAGGCGTTCCACGTCGCTGCGGGGAACGCGGATCAGCTGTCGTTTGGGTGCTTCACCGGGCCTGACCTTGCCGTACGCGTTGACATTGGCCTCTTGCAACAGCCTGTCGACAGCCTGTTTCGCTTGACCCGGAGCATCGAGGCGAACCGTCGCTCTCGCCAAGGTCTGCCCGCTGCTAATAACAACCGATCCACGTCGGAGGGCGACCAGATTGCGTTCAAGTTCCTTGAGTTCCTGTTCACCGGATCTGATCCGGTTTCGCACGCTGTTTAATTCGGCTTCCGTGCGCTGGATATCGGCATCGCGAGCAGCGATATCCCGGCTCAGCCGTTCGCGTTCTGCCTCGAGTTGGGCGCGTTCGTTCTGCAAGGGAGCCAGTTCGCGACGCAAGGTATCCGCCCGTTGCTGTGACTGCTTGAGCTCAGCGGCGATCCGGTTGGTTTCCGTTCGGGTTTCTTGCCGTTCCCGTTCGGCTGCATCGAGCTGCCGCCGGCTGTCCTGCAGCCTCGCCTGAAGGGCATCCAGTTCAAACAGGCCCACCCGAAGCTGGCGGCTCACCATCAGAAGCACGCCGAGCGACAGTGCGCTGATCAGGCTGCCGGTCAACACCGTGATCAGAACGGCAGTCCGACGCGGGCGCATCTTGAACAGACTCAGGCGGGCCTTGCCGACGCGACTGCCCAACCGGTCTCCCAGGGTCGACAGCACGCCCCCGAGCACCAGCAGAACCAGGATCAGTGCCCAGCCGCTCATGGCTGCACCTGTTGCTCAACCTGCTGCCTAACTGAATCGTTTGGCCAGAGCGATCGGATCCAGAACAGTGATTTTTTTGCGGTCAATCTGAACCAGACCGGATTGACGCAAGTCTCCCAGCAGACGCGTGATTGTGACGCGCGTTGAGCCAATCGCTTCGGCGATGGCCTGATGGGACAGGCGCAGGTCGATCGTGATTCCCAGCTCATCCGCTACGCCGAAATCCCTGCACAGCACAAGCAGGAAGCTCACCAGCCGCGATGACATGTCCCTGTGGGTCAGGGTTTCGATCATCGTTTCGGTCTGAAGAATCCGACTGGACAGACCCTGTAGCAAGCGCAGGCCAACGCTCGTGTCTGCCTCGATCGCCGCCTTTACGGATGTCGCCGGCGCTGTCACCATCTCCACTCTGGTGAAGGCCACGGCGTGATAGAAGCGATCGGATCGTTGACCGGTCAGCAACGACAGCACGCCAAACAGGCTGTTCTCGCGCAGCAGCGCCACCGTGATCTCTTCCCCTGACTCATAAACGCGGGAGAGGCGGACGGCTCCGCGGCGAATCAGGTAAACCCGTTCGGCGGGATCCCCCGGGAAAAAGATGGTCTTGTTGCGGTCTACCAATTCACTACTGGCGCCGTCGAGATCCCGAATGATCTCCAGCAGAGAGCGGTTGGCGGGTTCTGCACTGGGAGCTGGAGCCACCATCTGGGGGGTGTATCGGCTGAAACCTCGGCTACTTGTCATAACAACCCCCTGGTGAGGCGAAGCTACGGAGCAAGCCGTTGCCGCCGTGTAGCGGTTATTACCTAACGCTGGTGTGCTCGTTGATGGCTTGGCGTTGCGCTTGCATTAATGATGTCAATCCAGGCTCAGCCAGATCCAGTAATTCATTGAGCTGGCTGCGGCTGAAGGGCGCTCCCTCCGCAGTCCCCTGGATCTCCAGCAGGCGACCATCTCCAGCCTGCACAACATTGAGATCGACCTCAGCTCTGCTGTCTTCGCTGTAATCCAGATCCAGTAACGCCTTGCCATCCACCAGGCCGACGGACACGGCGGCGACCTGGTCGACCAGCGGCGATTGTTCCAGGAGTCCCTGATCCACGAGTGAGAGGCAGGCCTGCTCAAGGGCGAGCCAAGCCCCGGTGATGGAGGCCGTCCGGGTGCCGGCGTCGGCCTGGATCACATCGCAGTCGATCAGCAGCGTGCGCTCCCCCAGGCGCTTCATATCGATCACGGCCCGCAGGCTTCGGCCGATCAACCGTTGAATCTCCTGTGTGCGGCCCGACAGTTTCATCAGCTCCCGAGATTGCCGCTGTGGCGTGGATCCCGGCAGTAGCCGGTATTCGGCGCTGAGCCATCCCAACCCTTCCCCTTTGCGCCAGCGGGGAACGTTCTCCTCGAGGCAGACGCTGCAGAGAACAGCGGTTCTGCCTGTGTGAACCACAAGGGAGCTCAAGGCAAAACCCATGGGATTCCAGGTCACCGAGAACGGTCGCAACTGCTGGGGACTGCGGCCATCAGTGCGGCTTTCAAGCGGTTGGCTCATCGGTGGTGTGCAGTTCTTCAAGCCTCGCAGGCGGGTGGTTCTTGCCCTTTCCAGACACCATGGGTGGTGTCAATCCCCTTGTGGAATGTCAACTCGCCGCTACATTCAAGGTCTTGCCGGGGTTGCCCGGACGGATGTTGCAGTGATGACCACAAGCCTTGCCGACCCCCAAGCGTTCCAGGACTCCCTGGATCGGGATCAGCAGGCTTTGCAGCGGGCTGGCCTCAGACCTCTTCCACCTGTCTCCGATCCTCCACCGCTCGTCCTGGTGGCTCCCGAAGGCCAGCTGCAGGTGCACACCGCGCCCTACCGCGGCAGCTTTGCCAGTGTTCTTAGTCAAGCGATGCGGGCCGCCGGTCTGGGCAGTCGGGTGCTGATCAGTCAGTTCCTCAAAGGGGGCGTGCAGCAGGGGCCTGCAGGACGCGTTCAACTCTGCGGTGGCCTGGTTTGGCTACGGCCCGAGGTACCCCTTTGCCTCTCCTCGCCGGGCCACCCTGGAGGTGCGGAGGCGGTGGCCGCGGTTTGGTCCATCTGCCGTCAGCATCTGATCCAGGGCGATCTCGATCAGCTGGTGTTGGATGAAATCGGGCTTGCTGTGGCCTTTGGATACCTGGATGAGGCGGACGTGATTGAAGCCCTCGAGCAGCGGCCCGCTTCGATGGATGTGATCATCACTGGACCTGCGATCCCCGCCGGTGTGGTGGAGATGGCAGACCAAGTCACGGAGTTGCGCCGAGGTTTCTGATGCTCAAGTGCGATCGCTGGATCACTGAACAGGCCGGGCAGGGAATGATCGAGCCATTCCAGAACGGCCTTGTCCGTCATCTGGATCCGGAGCAAAAGCTGCGTCCCGTGCTTAGTTTTGGTTGCTCCTCCTATGGCTACGACCTGCGCCTGTCCCCCCAGGAATTTCTGATCTTCCGGCACGTGCCCGGCACGGTGATGAATCCCAAGCGGTTCAATCCGGCCAATCTTGAGCCCACCCCTCTTCATGAAGATGAGGACGGCCGCTATTTCATTCTTCCGGCTCACTCCTATGGGCTTGGTGTAGCGCTGGAAAAGATGCGGGTTCCCCCCAACATCACGGTGATCTGCTTGGGCAAGAGCACCTATGCCCGCCTGGGAATCATTGTGAACACCACCCCGGCGGAAGCCGGCTGGGAGGGTCACCTCACCCTTGAATTCAGCAACAGCTCGGGTGCTGACTGCCGGATCTATGCCGATGAAGGGATCTGTCAGCTGCTGTTTTTTGAAGGCGATCCCTGCTCAACGACCTACAGCGATCGGCAAGGCAAGTACCAGCATCAGCCTGAACGGGTCACGCTGGCCAAGGTCTAGAGCGTTCGGGTTTAAGGGGCCAGTCGCGCCCTGTGAAGTCTGCTTTTTTCATACCAGGCCGCAAATTCAGGAGCCCACTCCACCATGTGGGGCCACATCAGATCGCAGAGCTGGCGGATCTCCAGCTGAGCATCGAGCTTGGCGCGCAGATCCATGAAGTGGAGAAAAGCGCGCAAGCTGAAGCTCACCACGAAGTGCTGCCGGTAGTCGAAAGGAAGGATGCCGCGGGCGTGCTCCTCGGAGAAGCCGGCCTTCAGAAGATCCCTGTAGCGCTCGGCGGCGCTTCGGCATAGATCGAGATCTTGGTCGCGCAGCTCTTCTGTGTAGCTGTATTTCTTGCCCTGCCGATCGCTGTAGTCGCCAACAGGACGGAGATAGAACACCTCTTCGAGGTCAAGGGCACCATCCGCTGCGCGGCAAATCCGTTCGCCGGTGTAGCGCATCGATTGCACATCGAAGCTCACACCGACCCGATGGGTGCGGGCCTGCTGCATTACCGAGTGAGGGAACCAGCCCACGTTCAGCACGATCTGTGCGTGCTCCATGGGGCCGTAGTGACCGCGCTCTCCGGAAAGGAGACGTTTGACGCAGATCTCTCCTGCTCGTTGTTCATCCGGCCAACTGGCACGGTCTCCGGCCACGAACCCCTCGCTGTAGTCCTGATGCATCGCGGCGTAAATGCATTGCTGCGGGTTCGGCGTGGCTGCGATCAGATCGACCCGAAAGCGGTCCATGAGGGCGTCACAAGACGAGTTGTGGTGATCATGGCGAGGCGTGTCAACCATGGCTGCGTGGTCCGGCCGTCGGCTTGCTCGTTGTTCCAGCCAGTGCGCTTTCCTCGGAGGAGGGTGGTTGCAGACGACTGATGCTGCCGATGCCAGGCAAGGAAGGCAACGGCTGATTCTCAAGCAGGGCAGTACCCAAAAGTTCCAGTTCTTCCAAGTTGCGCAGGCCAAGGGAGCGTCCCCTTGGCTCCCCTTCGGCGTTGAACAGATTCAATTGAGGGATGCCGTTCACGTCGTAGCGATCAACAAGATCTTGCCAACGGGGGTTGTCGACGTTCACCAGAACGACATCGAGTCGATCTCGCGTGCTCCGCTCAAGTTCCAACATCGAGGGCGCCATTTCTCTGCAGACCTGACACCAGTCGGCATAGAACTCGATCAGGGTTGGACGTCCGTTGTTCAACGCTATTTGCGGGTCGAGTGTTCGTCGCGCCAGCTGTTCCATCGGGCTCTCGCTCTGAATACCGCCCCGCAGCATCACTAGACCGAGGGCCAGAGCAACCGCGACCAGCACCAGCACCCATCGCTGTGCTGTTCCCAGGGGGGAAGACTCTGGGGTGCCAGGCATCGCGTCTCAATCGCAGTAATCACTCTGGCAGTCCCTGCAGAAGCCCGCGGCTAACTTGCTTCCATGCCAATTCTGCGACTGCTGAGCCTTCCGGTTCGGGCGCCGTTGCTGACGGTGCTGTTCCTGGTTGCCGTTGTGCTCGGCAACCATTGGCAGGTTGTTCAGCCCACGTTCACCTCTCTCCATGGGGTGAGTTCGGCTTGGTTCTGGTGCCTTGTGCTGCTGCAGGCCCAGGTGGTTGTCGTGTTCTGCACGATGCCGGATCTGCTGTTGCGGCAGGTCTCGATGCTCATGGCGTCCAGCCGAGTGATGACGTTGGTGGTGACGCTGCTGGTGGTGATCACCGGTGGCCTCTACCTGCTGAAGCTCAATGTGCTGACCGACGTGTTGATTCTGGCTTCAGCCCTGCTGTTGGCGCGGCTCGATCTCATCCGCATTGGTGTTTCGCCCGCTGCCGGGATCTGTCTGGTCCTGATGAGTGTTGTTGTGATCGCAGGTATTGCCGCTGGCACGCTCCTACCTCACCCCACGGCCAGCCTCTTTGCAGAAGGGTTGCGCATCACCTGAGTAGCCGAGCAGGTTGTCGAGCACTTTTTTGGTGTAGAAGCGTGTTTCCGGGTAGGGAATGCGTTCCACCCAGAGCGCGGCATCTTCTGCATCCCTGGGTTGCGGCCACGCCGCCACGGTGCCCGGTCCGGCGTTGTAGCTCGCAATGCTGCGGAAGGGATCGCTCTCCCATTGCTTCAGCAATTGGTTGAGGTACCGCGCCCCATAAGTGATGTTGTCGGCGGGATCCTGCAGCATCAGTGTGCTGGTTGGCTTACCAGCCATCTCCGTAGCTGTCGATGGCAGCAGTTGCATTAGGCCTACGGCTCCTGCGGGGGAGACGACCCCAGGTGCAAAGCGTGACTCCTGTTTGGCGATCGCTCGCAGCAGATTGGGTTGAAGCTCTTCCCTCTGAGCCGCTGCTTCCATCTCAGCCTGAAAGAGTCGGGGGAACTGGCTGCGATGGAGAAGGATCCGTTGCAGGCAGTTGGGATCACGCCAGCGGAGGCTGAGCCACCACAGCTGATCCAGTCCCATCCAGGTGTCTCCGACAGCCAGGCGCAGCCTGCCCTCAGCGAGACGTTCCTCAGATGGGAGCGTGATTGCCGGATCACGCTGTGCCTGCCAGATCTCCCAGGCTGCATGCACCTGTCCCAGCCGCCAAAGCCTGTTCACCAGAGCGTTTTGACTGTTGAGGGGCTGCCAGGTCTGTGGATTCTGCTGCGCATGTGGTTTGCGCAGATCTAAGGGTTCGGAGATCCCAAGGCGATCCATGGCGCGCCATCGGTAGTAGCCCGCTGGAAAGGATTTGATCAGGTTGCGCCAGATCCGCTCCGCCTGTGCTGTTTCCCCGGTTTCCTGGTGGCTGAGCCCCAGCCAGAACAGCCTGCGTGCCTCCAACGGTGGTGGCAGAGGCCCATGGTCGCTATCGCGTTCCAGCAGGTTGCGAGCGCGAAGCCAATTCCCGCTGAGAAAGGCATCGCGGGCCAGGTCCCATTGGAGTTGCCAGATGTCGGGATCGTCGGGCCATTGGTTCAGGGCGGCTTCCGCCCCATCACCGTCGGCCAGTCTCACCCGGGCCGCTGCGACGGCGGCCGAGCGCTTCTCAACGGCAGCCGGCAGGGCATTCAGGACCCCAGGGTCGGGGTAAAGCGGTTCGCTCAAGATCCGCGCTGCTTCGAGGCTGGCGGGGTGGTTCGGGTTGTTTTGCGTCAGCGTCAGCAGCTGGTCTGTTCCTCCGTCAGGGTCACCATGCAGCAGCAGGGATCTCCCGATGGCCAGTTGGGTTTCCGGGGCGGCATCGACGTCCTGGAGACAGGCCAGTGCCGTTTCAGCATGGCCTCGTTTTGCCAGTGCTTTCGCCAATAATTGACGCTGGTCGGGCTGCGGTGCCTGTGCCCCCGTGGCTTGGCAGGCGTCTCTCATCTGCTTCAGGGCGCCAGGCCAGCGCACATTCCATCGGGCCAGATGCAGGGCCCCTTGATGGAGCGGCAGCGGTTCGGATCCACCTCCCGCTGCCAAGGTCAGTGCTGCCGGGTGGGCGGGTTGCTTCTGCAGCAGCTGTTGGTGAAGAACGGGGTTGTCCTTGCCGAGGGCCAAGCGGGCCCAGGCGGAGCCGGGCGCGTCAGGAAAGCGATCCAGCAGGTGCTGCCAGGTTTGTTCGGCCACCGCTGTCTTGCCC
The Synechococcus sp. PROS-U-1 DNA segment above includes these coding regions:
- the dcd gene encoding dCTP deaminase, producing MLKCDRWITEQAGQGMIEPFQNGLVRHLDPEQKLRPVLSFGCSSYGYDLRLSPQEFLIFRHVPGTVMNPKRFNPANLEPTPLHEDEDGRYFILPAHSYGLGVALEKMRVPPNITVICLGKSTYARLGIIVNTTPAEAGWEGHLTLEFSNSSGADCRIYADEGICQLLFFEGDPCSTTYSDRQGKYQHQPERVTLAKV
- the thyX gene encoding FAD-dependent thymidylate synthase, with product MDRFRVDLIAATPNPQQCIYAAMHQDYSEGFVAGDRASWPDEQRAGEICVKRLLSGERGHYGPMEHAQIVLNVGWFPHSVMQQARTHRVGVSFDVQSMRYTGERICRAADGALDLEEVFYLRPVGDYSDRQGKKYSYTEELRDQDLDLCRSAAERYRDLLKAGFSEEHARGILPFDYRQHFVVSFSLRAFLHFMDLRAKLDAQLEIRQLCDLMWPHMVEWAPEFAAWYEKSRLHRARLAP
- a CDS encoding DUF3084 domain-containing protein; this encodes MSGWALILVLLVLGGVLSTLGDRLGSRVGKARLSLFKMRPRRTAVLITVLTGSLISALSLGVLLMVSRQLRVGLFELDALQARLQDSRRQLDAAERERQETRTETNRIAAELKQSQQRADTLRRELAPLQNERAQLEAERERLSRDIAARDADIQRTEAELNSVRNRIRSGEQELKELERNLVALRRGSVVISSGQTLARATVRLDAPGQAKQAVDRLLQEANVNAYGKVRPGEAPKRQLIRVPRSDVERLQTILRKPDTWVISLRSATNVLRGETAVYAFPEVRPNRPVAQNGDVLATTTLQPNERTPEGILTRLNLLLASAYAEVQRRGSLTEGLQFDGAALSQLAETLIEGPSQSVVLKVIASGGSASADPVVVTVEASP
- the rph gene encoding ribonuclease PH, whose product is MSQPLESRTDGRSPQQLRPFSVTWNPMGFALSSLVVHTGRTAVLCSVCLEENVPRWRKGEGLGWLSAEYRLLPGSTPQRQSRELMKLSGRTQEIQRLIGRSLRAVIDMKRLGERTLLIDCDVIQADAGTRTASITGAWLALEQACLSLVDQGLLEQSPLVDQVAAVSVGLVDGKALLDLDYSEDSRAEVDLNVVQAGDGRLLEIQGTAEGAPFSRSQLNELLDLAEPGLTSLMQAQRQAINEHTSVR
- a CDS encoding thioredoxin domain-containing protein, with product MPGTPESSPLGTAQRWVLVLVAVALALGLVMLRGGIQSESPMEQLARRTLDPQIALNNGRPTLIEFYADWCQVCREMAPSMLELERSTRDRLDVVLVNVDNPRWQDLVDRYDVNGIPQLNLFNAEGEPRGRSLGLRNLEELELLGTALLENQPLPSLPGIGSISRLQPPSSEESALAGTTSKPTAGPRSHG
- a CDS encoding cob(I)yrinic acid a,c-diamide adenosyltransferase → MTTSLADPQAFQDSLDRDQQALQRAGLRPLPPVSDPPPLVLVAPEGQLQVHTAPYRGSFASVLSQAMRAAGLGSRVLISQFLKGGVQQGPAGRVQLCGGLVWLRPEVPLCLSSPGHPGGAEAVAAVWSICRQHLIQGDLDQLVLDEIGLAVAFGYLDEADVIEALEQRPASMDVIITGPAIPAGVVEMADQVTELRRGF
- the ntcA gene encoding global nitrogen regulator NtcA — protein: MTSSRGFSRYTPQMVAPAPSAEPANRSLLEIIRDLDGASSELVDRNKTIFFPGDPAERVYLIRRGAVRLSRVYESGEEITVALLRENSLFGVLSLLTGQRSDRFYHAVAFTRVEMVTAPATSVKAAIEADTSVGLRLLQGLSSRILQTETMIETLTHRDMSSRLVSFLLVLCRDFGVADELGITIDLRLSHQAIAEAIGSTRVTITRLLGDLRQSGLVQIDRKKITVLDPIALAKRFS